The following are encoded in a window of Streptomyces sp. 11x1 genomic DNA:
- a CDS encoding class I SAM-dependent methyltransferase — MSGPPSARRRRPTRTRDVDWDTWPVQEYLAENYRELHPCDAAVIRHHSGFYRQFAPRSIDRSLEFGAGPNLYPLMLAAAASRRIEAVELGAGNVAYLARQLDDGPDESWQAFYALCRRLDPALPPALSEALSRVHIVHGDARSVPRGTYGLASMNFVAESVTEDPDEFSEFCRSFAMSVRPGGHLVASFMENMPSYRIGVTSRWPGCPVDRAVVHRVFAPHTERLTLTRIDADPSLPDYGDTGMVLMRAVRTRQSPPTERGTACSPTRHPESPVTSPD, encoded by the coding sequence ATGAGCGGCCCACCCTCCGCCCGGCGTCGGCGACCGACCCGCACCCGGGACGTGGACTGGGACACCTGGCCGGTCCAGGAGTACCTGGCCGAGAACTACCGCGAGCTCCATCCCTGCGATGCCGCCGTGATCAGACACCACTCGGGCTTCTACCGGCAGTTCGCCCCGCGGTCCATCGACCGTTCCCTCGAATTCGGTGCGGGGCCGAACCTGTACCCACTGATGCTGGCCGCCGCCGCCAGCCGCCGCATCGAAGCAGTCGAGCTGGGTGCCGGCAACGTCGCCTATCTGGCCCGTCAGCTCGATGACGGACCCGACGAGAGCTGGCAGGCGTTCTACGCGCTGTGCCGTCGGCTGGACCCCGCGCTGCCGCCCGCGCTGAGCGAGGCGCTGTCCCGGGTGCACATCGTGCACGGCGACGCGCGATCCGTCCCGCGCGGGACCTACGGCCTCGCCTCCATGAACTTCGTGGCCGAGAGCGTCACCGAGGACCCGGACGAGTTCTCCGAGTTCTGCCGCTCCTTCGCCATGTCCGTGCGTCCGGGCGGTCATCTCGTCGCCTCCTTCATGGAGAACATGCCGAGTTACCGCATAGGGGTGACGTCGCGCTGGCCGGGCTGCCCGGTGGACCGGGCGGTCGTGCACCGGGTCTTCGCCCCCCACACCGAGCGGCTCACGCTCACCCGCATCGACGCGGACCCCAGCCTGCCCGACTACGGAGACACCGGCATGGTCCTGATGCGAGCCGTCAGAACTCGGCAGTCACCTCCCACGGAGCGCGGTACCGCGTGCTCACCGACGCGCCACCCGGAGAGTCCAGTGACTTCCCCAGACTGA